The following are encoded together in the Pseudomonadota bacterium genome:
- a CDS encoding XRE family transcriptional regulator, with the protein MTNDPQITPSSGNVFADLNLDEPDELLAKADLAIRICEAISRRRLSQTRAAALLGVDQPKISALMHGRLEGFSTERLFRFLNALDLDVEIVIRPKRSRSAHGGIHVAMPSRSTRTSRQSHRGQSK; encoded by the coding sequence ATGACCAATGACCCACAGATCACGCCGTCCAGCGGGAACGTGTTCGCCGACCTGAATCTCGATGAGCCGGACGAGCTCCTCGCAAAGGCAGACCTCGCCATACGCATCTGTGAGGCCATCTCACGAAGGCGTCTGAGTCAGACGCGAGCCGCAGCGCTTCTCGGCGTCGATCAACCGAAGATCTCCGCGCTCATGCACGGCCGTCTCGAGGGCTTCTCGACCGAGAGGTTGTTCCGGTTTCTTAACGCACTCGATCTCGACGTGGAGATTGTGATCCGCCCGAAGAGGTCTCGAAGCGCCCACGGTGGCATTCACGTAGCGATGCCATCGCGGTCGACCCGTACTTCACGTCAGTCTCATCGCGGACAGAGCAAATAA
- a CDS encoding type II toxin-antitoxin system RelE/ParE family toxin: LAKPLRGFGGAGVLEVVAARDGNAYRSVYTVRFEGAVYVLHVFQKKSTRGTSTPKNHLDLIADRLKRAREHHATLGKGGPLHDQ, encoded by the coding sequence CGCTCGCCAAGCCGCTGCGCGGTTTCGGTGGCGCAGGCGTCCTCGAGGTCGTAGCCGCACGAGACGGCAACGCGTATCGGTCGGTCTACACCGTGAGGTTCGAGGGGGCAGTCTACGTCCTACACGTCTTCCAGAAGAAATCGACACGCGGCACATCCACCCCGAAGAACCACCTCGACCTCATCGCGGACCGCCTGAAGCGGGCACGAGAACACCATGCAACCCTCGGCAAAGGAGGCCCTCTCCATGACCAATGA